In Oceanobacillus sp. FSL K6-2867, one DNA window encodes the following:
- a CDS encoding YigZ family protein, whose amino-acid sequence MLKSYLTVKKNGNDEIIIQKSRFIGYIRRVETEEAAQEFIQEIKKRHADAPHNCSAYIIGEHDQIQKANDDGEPSGTAGVPMLEVLKKQHLKDTAVVVTRYFGGIKLGAGGLIRAYGGTTSQAIKATGVVRRELMQGFSIMVDYTLLGKVENELRNSPHQLENINYMENVEFIVFVKKDEAEAFQKWIIDLTNDQAKIKTVDQKYIEIDVTSAETENG is encoded by the coding sequence ATGCTAAAAAGCTATTTAACAGTTAAAAAGAATGGAAATGATGAAATCATCATTCAAAAGTCACGGTTTATCGGTTATATTCGCAGAGTAGAAACAGAAGAAGCCGCCCAAGAATTTATACAGGAAATTAAGAAAAGACATGCAGATGCTCCACATAATTGTTCAGCATACATTATTGGCGAGCATGATCAGATTCAAAAGGCAAATGATGACGGCGAACCGAGCGGGACAGCTGGCGTACCGATGCTGGAGGTTCTGAAAAAACAACATCTTAAAGATACTGCTGTTGTCGTTACAAGATACTTTGGGGGTATTAAGTTAGGTGCAGGAGGGTTAATCCGTGCTTATGGGGGTACAACCTCTCAAGCTATTAAAGCAACCGGAGTTGTTAGAAGAGAATTGATGCAAGGCTTTTCGATTATGGTCGACTACACCTTGCTTGGCAAAGTAGAAAATGAACTTCGAAATTCTCCACACCAGCTTGAAAATATAAATTATATGGAAAATGTTGAATTCATCGTGTTCGTAAAAAAAGATGAGGCAGAAGCATTCCAAAAATGGATCATTGATTTGACAAATGACCAAGCAAAAATAAAAACAGTTGATCAAAAATACATCGAAATCGATGTTACATCAGCTGAAACAGAAAATGGATGA
- a CDS encoding histidine kinase, with protein sequence MSVKISEKALDHVIDDMVDVVENSKDEIFNISEEARREHDNLILELKETKEKVLQHIENGDKLEERVRFSRKRLAEVSKYFERYSEEDIREVYENTHLMQTNLAILRQEEKALRDKRDELERRLITLSHTINRAEGLAGKISVILNYLQDDFRQVNEMIENAKEKQEFGLKIIEAQEDERRKISREIHDGPAQMLANILLRSEIVERTIRNGSMDDAIEEIKNVRKMVRSSLYEVRRIIYDLRPMALDDLGLVPTMKKYVDSISDYSKIPIEFSVLGEEKRLNSKYEVAFFRLMQESIQNAIKHSEASHIHVKLEIRRNSLTMVIKDNGKGFDVSKKKDKSFGLIGMRERVEMLEGELHIQSSQGMGTAIIIKVPY encoded by the coding sequence ATGAGTGTTAAAATAAGTGAGAAGGCATTAGATCATGTGATTGATGATATGGTCGATGTTGTCGAAAATAGTAAAGATGAGATTTTTAATATTAGTGAGGAAGCACGCAGGGAGCATGATAACCTTATTCTGGAACTGAAAGAAACGAAGGAAAAAGTGCTTCAGCATATTGAAAATGGAGATAAGCTTGAAGAACGAGTGCGTTTTTCAAGAAAACGATTAGCCGAGGTAAGTAAATACTTCGAACGCTATTCTGAAGAAGATATTCGTGAAGTGTATGAAAATACCCATCTCATGCAAACCAATCTGGCTATTTTACGTCAGGAAGAAAAAGCATTACGAGATAAACGAGATGAACTAGAGAGAAGATTAATTACGTTATCACATACAATCAATAGAGCTGAGGGTTTGGCTGGAAAGATTTCTGTAATACTTAATTATTTGCAGGATGACTTTAGACAAGTAAATGAAATGATTGAAAACGCAAAGGAAAAACAGGAATTTGGTCTTAAGATTATTGAAGCTCAGGAAGATGAGAGACGAAAAATATCAAGAGAAATTCATGATGGGCCAGCACAAATGCTTGCGAACATTTTACTTCGCTCTGAGATTGTAGAACGAACAATTCGCAATGGTTCGATGGATGATGCAATAGAAGAGATTAAAAACGTTCGAAAAATGGTGCGTTCCTCATTATATGAGGTAAGAAGAATCATTTATGACCTAAGACCAATGGCATTAGATGATCTTGGACTTGTACCTACCATGAAAAAATATGTTGATAGTATTTCAGACTATAGTAAAATACCGATAGAATTTTCAGTCCTTGGTGAAGAGAAGCGGCTTAACTCAAAATATGAGGTTGCGTTTTTTCGATTAATGCAAGAATCTATACAAAATGCGATTAAGCATAGCGAAGCGAGCCACATTCATGTGAAGTTAGAAATACGCAGAAACAGCTTAACGATGGTGATTAAAGATAATGGAAAAGGCTTTGATGTCAGCAAGAAAAAGGATAAATCTTTCGGTTTAATCGGGATGAGAGAAAGGGTGGAAATGCTGGAAGGGGAATTACATATTCAGTCCTCCCAAGGTATGGGGACAGCAATTATCATAAAGGTTCCCTATTAA
- a CDS encoding response regulator transcription factor has translation MNTEKKISIVLIDDHKLFREGVKRILDFEPSFEVVAEGDNGAVASKLVKENNPDVVLMDINMPEINGVQATADLVRYFPNTKVIILSIHDDESYVTHALKTGAQGYLLKEMDSDSLIEAIKVVSDGGSYLHPKITHNLVKEYRRLARENSSSIADKGIEYRKPLHLLTKRECQVLQLLADGKSNRAVAETLYISEKTVKNHVSNILQKMNVNDRTQAVVSAIRKGWVEVI, from the coding sequence ATGAATACAGAGAAAAAAATTAGCATTGTATTAATAGATGATCACAAATTATTTCGTGAAGGTGTAAAAAGAATACTAGATTTTGAGCCATCTTTTGAAGTAGTAGCTGAAGGTGATAATGGTGCAGTAGCATCTAAACTGGTTAAAGAGAACAATCCGGATGTTGTCTTAATGGATATAAATATGCCGGAAATAAATGGAGTGCAGGCAACTGCTGATTTAGTAAGATACTTTCCAAATACGAAAGTAATTATCCTATCTATTCATGATGATGAAAGCTATGTGACACATGCATTGAAAACTGGAGCACAAGGCTATTTATTGAAAGAAATGGATTCTGATTCATTAATTGAAGCGATTAAAGTTGTCAGTGATGGTGGTTCTTACCTGCATCCAAAAATTACACATAATCTAGTGAAAGAATATCGTCGTCTAGCTAGAGAAAATAGTTCAAGTATCGCAGATAAAGGTATTGAATACCGCAAGCCACTGCATCTGCTTACAAAGCGTGAATGTCAGGTATTGCAATTGCTGGCTGATGGGAAAAGTAACCGCGCAGTAGCTGAAACCTTATATATCAGCGAAAAAACAGTAAAAAACCATGTAAGTAATATTTTGCAAAAAATGAACGTAAATGACCGTACACAGGCAGTAGTCTCAGCTATCCGCAAAGGTTGGGTTGAGGTCATCTAA
- a CDS encoding DegV family protein: MKVAVMTDSTAYIPAEVRKKAKIHMVPLSVVFGDKSYEEEIDITTEEFYQKVRETKQLPKTSQPSIGYVTTKLEELAENYDAVISVHLSSGISGTYQTVISAGEMVDGIDVYAYDSEMSCMVQGFYALEAAKMAEQGKTAEEIVRRLDQMKETMTAYFMVDDLTNLQRGGRLSGAQALVGSLLQVKPILHFFEKLIVPFEKIRTRKKAISRIIGMLEEDANKGKDLSVVFIHGNNEASAVELRDAFLQKYPTMEATIGYFGPVIGTHLGEGAIGVGWYVK, from the coding sequence ATGAAAGTTGCTGTAATGACAGACAGCACAGCATATATACCTGCTGAAGTAAGGAAAAAGGCCAAGATTCATATGGTTCCGCTTAGCGTTGTCTTCGGAGATAAATCCTATGAGGAAGAAATAGATATTACTACAGAAGAATTCTATCAAAAAGTAAGAGAAACAAAGCAATTACCTAAAACCTCACAGCCTTCCATCGGATATGTAACGACCAAATTAGAAGAGCTTGCAGAGAATTATGATGCAGTTATATCTGTCCACCTGTCCAGTGGCATTAGCGGAACATATCAAACGGTTATCAGTGCTGGAGAAATGGTAGATGGGATTGATGTTTATGCATATGATTCTGAGATGAGCTGTATGGTACAAGGTTTCTATGCATTGGAAGCAGCAAAAATGGCTGAGCAAGGGAAAACAGCCGAGGAAATCGTTCGGCGGCTGGATCAGATGAAAGAAACTATGACTGCCTATTTTATGGTAGATGATCTTACTAATCTTCAACGTGGCGGCCGTCTTTCAGGTGCTCAGGCATTGGTAGGAAGTCTCTTGCAAGTAAAACCAATCCTCCATTTCTTTGAAAAACTTATTGTACCATTTGAAAAAATCCGTACTCGTAAAAAGGCAATCAGTCGAATTATCGGTATGCTTGAGGAGGATGCCAATAAAGGGAAGGACCTTTCTGTTGTTTTCATCCATGGAAATAATGAAGCGTCTGCGGTGGAACTGCGTGATGCATTTTTACAGAAGTATCCAACGATGGAAGCAACAATTGGCTATTTTGGACCTGTTATCGGTACCCACCTGGGTGAGGGGGCAATCGGTGTCGGTTGGTATGTAAAATAG
- a CDS encoding DEAD/DEAH box helicase — protein MANEITILQDEYPMFFAGKLLLRKEIPLDDAVFQQLLATKQFTPLKPIIQKNFYLHCKRCGNEKSSLFGKIPCNQCKSTHLYCRSCIEMGRVSECEALYQWTGEKPLWPQHKNPCTWEGTLTAAQQKAADRIVHAVRFNDKETLIWAVCGAGKTEMLFPGITEALICGKRVCLATPRADVVKELYPRLQQAFHRATIQALYGGSTDKAGTAQLIITTTHQLLRYQEAFDVMIIDEIDAFPFHADPSLLYAANRARKPESATIYLTATPRSKQRKQIQRKQLPHVFVPLRFHGKPLPVPKAKMCFSLKRDLQNLTIPKPIISWLRSRKNPGRQLLIFTPTIMLAEKLQKPFELILQQIGLLASDKQLQSVHAQDPDRGLKVQAFRDKEILALITTTILERGVTFPSVDVLILDAGHDVFDEAALVQIAGRAGRSPDDPTGEVIFFHQGKTEAMSDAITSIKDMNKRGGF, from the coding sequence ATGGCAAACGAAATAACGATACTACAGGATGAATATCCTATGTTTTTTGCAGGGAAACTTTTATTAAGAAAAGAAATTCCCCTGGATGATGCAGTATTCCAGCAGCTACTTGCAACAAAGCAATTTACTCCATTAAAACCCATCATACAAAAAAACTTCTATCTGCACTGTAAACGATGTGGCAATGAAAAATCCTCTCTTTTCGGAAAAATTCCGTGTAACCAATGTAAATCTACTCATTTATACTGTCGCAGTTGTATTGAAATGGGGAGAGTCAGTGAATGTGAAGCACTGTATCAATGGACAGGAGAAAAACCGCTTTGGCCTCAGCATAAAAATCCATGTACATGGGAGGGAACCCTTACAGCAGCCCAGCAAAAAGCTGCGGATCGAATCGTACATGCTGTCCGATTTAACGATAAGGAAACACTAATTTGGGCTGTATGTGGCGCTGGTAAAACAGAAATGCTATTTCCTGGCATTACAGAAGCTTTAATATGTGGAAAACGCGTTTGCTTAGCTACGCCGAGAGCTGATGTGGTGAAAGAATTATATCCCAGACTGCAACAGGCGTTTCATAGAGCAACAATTCAGGCATTATACGGCGGGAGTACAGACAAAGCTGGCACAGCTCAGCTGATTATCACCACGACACACCAATTGCTCCGTTATCAGGAGGCATTTGATGTCATGATTATTGATGAAATCGATGCGTTCCCATTTCATGCAGATCCATCTTTGCTATATGCTGCAAATCGTGCCAGAAAGCCCGAAAGCGCAACGATATATTTAACGGCAACCCCGCGCAGCAAACAACGTAAACAAATTCAACGTAAACAATTACCACACGTATTTGTTCCGCTTCGCTTTCATGGCAAACCCCTACCTGTTCCAAAAGCTAAAATGTGTTTTAGTTTAAAACGCGACCTTCAAAATTTAACGATTCCAAAACCAATTATAAGCTGGCTGAGAAGCCGAAAAAATCCTGGCAGACAACTGCTGATATTCACACCGACAATTATGCTTGCTGAAAAATTGCAAAAACCCTTTGAACTTATCCTGCAGCAAATTGGATTACTAGCTTCAGATAAGCAGCTGCAATCTGTCCATGCACAAGATCCCGATAGAGGACTAAAAGTTCAAGCTTTCAGAGATAAGGAAATATTAGCTTTGATTACGACAACTATTTTAGAACGTGGGGTAACATTTCCTTCTGTCGACGTTTTAATATTGGATGCGGGTCATGATGTCTTTGATGAAGCTGCACTTGTACAAATTGCCGGGAGAGCAGGCAGGAGTCCAGATGATCCTACCGGGGAAGTCATCTTTTTCCATCAAGGTAAGACGGAGGCTATGAGCGATGCCATCACTTCCATAAAAGATATGAATAAAAGAGGGGGCTTTTAA
- a CDS encoding ComF family protein yields the protein MYCLACQDEIIIQITWANLFQLSQPTAICEECAAGLKLLEGGRCKKCSRTTEEVICSDCLFWERQAEMNTIEFNYSVFVYNEKIQDIVAKWKYRGDYALGEVFRDYVSRAFRKRFSFLNKESLAVPIPLSTERAMERGFNQAYQLADFLPIASSNVLSRKHGEKQSKKSRMERIATENPFFIRKSINKAVVLVDDIYTTGTTLRHAAQLLKQHGCPNVYAFTLIRG from the coding sequence ATGTATTGTCTAGCTTGTCAAGATGAGATTATTATTCAGATAACGTGGGCAAACCTATTTCAGTTATCACAGCCTACTGCTATTTGTGAAGAATGTGCTGCTGGATTAAAACTGCTGGAAGGAGGGCGGTGTAAAAAATGCAGTCGTACCACAGAAGAAGTAATTTGCTCGGATTGTCTTTTTTGGGAGCGGCAAGCAGAAATGAACACCATAGAATTTAATTACTCTGTTTTTGTCTACAATGAAAAAATACAGGATATTGTTGCAAAGTGGAAGTATCGAGGGGATTATGCATTGGGGGAAGTATTTCGGGATTATGTTAGCAGGGCTTTTCGGAAAAGGTTCTCATTTTTAAATAAAGAATCACTTGCTGTTCCAATTCCACTAAGCACAGAACGAGCCATGGAACGCGGGTTTAATCAAGCTTATCAGTTGGCGGATTTTTTACCGATAGCTTCTAGTAATGTGCTCTCCCGTAAACATGGAGAAAAGCAGTCAAAGAAATCACGCATGGAACGAATTGCTACAGAAAACCCATTTTTTATACGAAAATCTATTAATAAAGCCGTCGTACTTGTCGATGATATATATACAACAGGTACAACGTTACGTCATGCTGCACAATTATTAAAGCAGCATGGATGTCCGAATGTGTATGCTTTTACACTTATTCGAGGATAG
- a CDS encoding TIGR03826 family flagellar region protein: MAELANCVRCNAVFVKGLCDICRNCYQEEEDAFQTVYRFLRERKNREATLIEIIEATGVGESLIIKFIKEKRLLPSEFPKLAYPCEKCGNEITSGKLCISCTEELKNDLTAYEEAEKVMEDARKKNRSNAGTYYAIDKHKK, translated from the coding sequence ATGGCTGAATTAGCTAATTGTGTCCGATGCAATGCAGTTTTTGTAAAAGGGTTGTGTGATATTTGCCGAAACTGTTATCAGGAAGAAGAGGACGCATTTCAAACAGTCTATCGTTTTTTAAGGGAAAGAAAAAATAGAGAAGCAACCTTAATTGAAATCATCGAAGCTACTGGAGTGGGGGAATCGTTGATTATCAAATTTATAAAAGAGAAACGTCTTCTTCCATCTGAATTTCCAAAGCTTGCTTACCCATGTGAAAAATGCGGAAATGAAATTACTTCAGGGAAGCTATGCATTTCATGCACGGAAGAATTAAAAAATGATTTAACTGCATATGAAGAAGCGGAAAAGGTTATGGAAGATGCACGCAAAAAGAATCGATCAAACGCTGGTACGTATTATGCAATTGATAAGCATAAAAAGTAA
- the flgM gene encoding flagellar biosynthesis anti-sigma factor FlgM — MKINGPNQTNFNPYKQQIQKQSELTKETKQKDCIEISNEAKQLQESGKTNEKRAAYVQEIKQAVDSGEYKVDPEKAAQKMMQFWSK; from the coding sequence ATGAAAATTAATGGTCCAAATCAAACAAATTTTAATCCATATAAGCAGCAGATACAGAAACAATCTGAACTAACAAAAGAGACAAAGCAAAAGGATTGCATCGAAATTTCAAATGAAGCAAAGCAGCTGCAGGAAAGTGGAAAAACAAATGAAAAACGTGCAGCCTATGTCCAAGAGATTAAACAGGCAGTTGATTCTGGAGAATATAAAGTGGATCCGGAAAAAGCAGCACAAAAGATGATGCAATTCTGGTCGAAATAA
- a CDS encoding flagellar protein FlgN produces MSADTIRESLEELVQIHMDLLAISKDKTHIVKEGSIENLQKLLVKERKLLRLLEQAEKKRQQAVHDWCEMNRIQEEAATITNMLKHITLETERVQLEVAATKLTEMITNLKQQEQLNQVLISQSMQFVQLSLDLMSPTLTSMNYGVKNETEVMNRSVFDSKA; encoded by the coding sequence TTGTCCGCAGACACAATAAGAGAGTCGTTGGAAGAGCTGGTTCAAATTCATATGGATTTATTAGCAATTTCTAAAGACAAGACCCATATCGTAAAGGAAGGATCCATTGAAAATCTGCAGAAGCTATTAGTGAAGGAGCGGAAACTATTACGGCTATTGGAACAGGCTGAGAAGAAGAGACAGCAAGCTGTCCATGACTGGTGTGAGATGAATCGTATCCAGGAAGAAGCTGCTACGATAACAAATATGTTAAAGCATATTACGCTTGAAACAGAACGAGTTCAACTTGAAGTTGCGGCAACAAAGCTTACAGAAATGATTACAAATCTGAAGCAGCAAGAACAATTAAACCAAGTTTTAATCAGTCAATCGATGCAGTTTGTTCAATTGTCATTGGATTTGATGAGTCCAACATTAACGAGCATGAATTACGGAGTAAAAAATGAAACCGAGGTAATGAATCGATCCGTTTTTGATTCGAAGGCATAA
- the flgK gene encoding flagellar hook-associated protein FlgK produces the protein MSTFHGLEMARQALATQQAALYTTGHNIANANTEGYSRQRVNFETLSAFPAASRNRPQIPGQMGTGVEAGSVQRIRNQFLDNQFRGDNSTAGYWSTRADALSRMESLLNEPSDAGLSKTMDQFWQSLQDLAVNPENSGARSVVLQRAHALTDTFNYMSESLTNIRTDLQKQIDVTVKDANTLIDGINELNKQIKHLETHGYSANDLYDRRDTLIDNLSEIVSIDVSYDKSHLPPNKQGDGVATINIVNEAGTSIMQKPLIDGVSGISQAFDEPDYDTAEGLIAVTNLAINGTEVDILATEGSLKGLIDTFGYVDETDEVVGDYPDMLRKLDQMAYAFATAFNAQHQAGKIGDENGAAFFTEFGTGENAYIGAAGAISVLLEDGSQIATSTTGDSGNGDNALMLAEVFNTSNSALDGSSIKKFYESVIGDLGVTAEHANRMTENTNTLLGQVQNQRLAVSSVSLDEEMSNMIKFQHAYSAAARSMTAMDEMLDRIINSMGLVGR, from the coding sequence ATGAGTACATTTCATGGCTTGGAGATGGCAAGGCAAGCCTTGGCCACACAGCAAGCAGCACTATATACAACCGGTCATAATATCGCAAATGCAAATACAGAGGGATATTCAAGACAGCGTGTGAATTTTGAAACACTATCTGCTTTTCCTGCTGCATCACGGAATCGCCCGCAAATTCCAGGACAAATGGGAACAGGGGTTGAAGCCGGATCGGTTCAGCGTATTCGCAACCAGTTTTTAGATAACCAATTCCGTGGTGATAATAGTACTGCAGGATACTGGTCAACGAGAGCTGATGCGTTAAGCCGCATGGAGTCTCTGTTAAATGAGCCATCTGATGCAGGTTTATCTAAAACAATGGATCAGTTTTGGCAATCTTTACAAGATCTTGCGGTTAATCCAGAAAATTCAGGTGCAAGATCTGTTGTTCTTCAACGTGCTCATGCATTAACAGATACATTCAACTATATGTCTGAGTCGCTGACCAATATACGTACAGACTTGCAAAAGCAGATTGATGTAACGGTTAAAGATGCGAACACTTTGATTGATGGAATTAATGAGTTAAATAAGCAGATAAAACATTTAGAAACACATGGCTATAGTGCAAATGATTTATATGACCGAAGAGATACGCTAATAGACAACCTTTCTGAAATTGTCAGCATCGATGTTTCTTATGATAAAAGTCATCTTCCGCCGAATAAACAAGGTGATGGTGTTGCAACGATTAATATTGTAAATGAAGCAGGAACGTCAATTATGCAGAAGCCTTTAATTGATGGAGTATCTGGAATTTCTCAAGCTTTTGACGAACCTGACTATGATACAGCGGAAGGATTAATTGCTGTTACTAATCTTGCAATTAATGGTACAGAAGTGGACATATTAGCAACAGAAGGTTCACTCAAAGGGCTAATAGATACTTTTGGCTATGTTGATGAAACTGATGAAGTTGTTGGGGACTATCCTGATATGCTGCGTAAACTGGATCAAATGGCGTACGCATTTGCCACTGCATTTAATGCACAGCATCAAGCAGGTAAAATTGGCGACGAAAATGGCGCTGCATTTTTTACGGAGTTTGGTACGGGAGAAAATGCTTATATTGGTGCAGCTGGAGCAATATCAGTATTGCTTGAAGACGGAAGTCAAATAGCGACAAGTACAACGGGCGATTCTGGTAATGGGGATAACGCATTGATGTTAGCGGAAGTTTTTAATACAAGTAACTCTGCATTAGATGGTTCCAGTATTAAAAAATTCTATGAGTCAGTAATTGGCGACTTGGGTGTAACAGCCGAGCATGCAAACCGAATGACAGAGAATACAAACACACTGTTAGGACAAGTGCAGAACCAGCGTCTTGCTGTAAGTTCTGTCTCATTAGATGAAGAAATGTCGAATATGATTAAATTTCAGCATGCATACAGTGCTGCTGCAAGGAGCATGACAGCAATGGATGAAATGCTGGATCGAATTATAAATAGTATGGGATTAGTAGGGAGGTAG